The genomic window CTGGTCGCCGATGGCACGCCGGTGATCGTGACCACCACCCAGGAACAACGCTTCAAGATGACGGCCGCCCAGCTGGACGCCGCCATGACAGAGCGTACCCGCCTGGTGGTGCTGAACAGCCCGTCCAACCCGACCGGCGTGGCCTACAGCCTGGAAGAACTCAAGGCACTGGGCGAGGTACTGAAAAAGTACCCCAATGTACTGATTGCCACGGATGACATGTACGAGCACATCCTGCTCGGCGACCAGTCGTTCTGCAACATTCTCAACGCCTGTCCGGAACTCTACGACCGCACCATCGTGCTCAACGGCGTCTCCAAGGCCTACTCCATGACGGGCTGGCGTATCGGTTATGCTGCAGGCCCGGCCAAGCTGATCGGCGCCATGAAGAAGGTACAGTCCCAGAGCACCTCGAACCCGACCTCCATCGCCCAGGTTGCAGCCCAGGCCGCACTTGAAGGTGATCAGGGATGCGTCGCCGAGATGGTCAAGGCGTTCCGCCAGCGTCACGACTATGTGCTCGAAGCCCTCAACGCCATCGACGGCGTGGAATGCATTGCAGCGGATGGTACCTTCTACGCCTTCCCGAGCTTCCAGGGCGTAATAGACGCCGATCCGCGCTTCGAGAACGATCTGGATCTGGCCGAGTTCCTGCTGAACGAAGCCGGCGTTGCCCTGGTGCCGGGCTCCGCCTTCGGCGCACCGGGTAACATGCGCCTGTCATTCGCCACCAGCCTTGCAACCCTGCAGGATGCCATCAGCCGCATCAGCAAGGCTCTGGCACGCTGATCGCAGAATCACTACTGCACAACATACGGGCCCTGCGGGGCCCGTTTTCGCATCCCCCAGCCCTGCTCCTTTCACTCCCTTTTACTTTCACTTGTTCCTTTTCCCTCGCACCTGTCCCCTTTTTCCTCGCTCCTTAGGCCCCTGCAACCCTGGCGCAATCAATTACGGTTTTAATACGGATCGCAGCGCGCTAGAATGCCAGCTTATTTTTAGCCTGACCGGTCTAGTTAAAATGAACCGCGGACGCAAACCCGAACACTGCCGCGACAGCATTCTGGAAATGGGCATGGAACTGTTTGATCGCAATGGCTATCACGGTACCGGCCTGAAAGAAATTCTCGATGCCTGTCAGGTTTCCAAGGGATCCTTCTACAATTTTTTTGGCAGCAAGGAAGACTTTGCCATCGAAATTATCCGTCATTTCCAGGCCAGAGCCTTTGACTGCTGGAACCTGCAGGCCGACCAGCCACCGGGCTGTCACGCGGCCCGCCTGCGGCACAAGATTGAAACCGAGATTCAAACCAGCCAGGCGCACTGCTTTCGCATGGGCAGCCTTTTGGCCAATTTGTCCGGCGAAATAGGCGCAGCTTCGGATGCATTTCGCAACGCCATTCTCGGCGCCACGCATCGCATCCTTGATGCCCTCGAGCAGGATATGCTGCAATGTCAGCAGGAAGGCTCGGTACGCACGGATCTGGACGCCAGAGCGCTGGCCGAACTGATCTGGAACTGCTGGCAGGGCGCACTGCTGCGCGTGCAGGTGGAGGAATCCACCGCCCCCCTCAGCAGCATGGTACAACTGTTGTGGGAGCGGGTGCTGCCACCCCAGCCAAGCCCCGACAAGGATGCGAAGCCAACACCATGAAAACACGCGATCTGATCCTGCCGCTGCTGCTGGCATTACCCGGCTCCGCCTGGGCCAGCGAAGAAGAGCAACAACAGCCCCGCGGCCTGCCCGCCGAAGTGGTGCTACTGAAGACCCAGCCACTGACACCGGTTATTCAGGCCGTGGGCAATCTGCAGGCCAACGAAAGCGTCATCATACGCCCGGAGCAAAGCGGTCAGATTCGCAAAATACTCTTTCTCGAAGGCCAGGCCATCAAGGCCGGCGAGCTGATGTTTCAGCTCGATACGGCGCTCTACGACGCCGCCCTGACCCAGTCGAAGGCCCGGGTCAGTCTGAGCCAGCAGGAGTACCAGCGTGCGCAGAGCCTGCTGCAGCGCAAGGTCGGTTCACAGAATGACCGTGATGCAGCTCTGGCACAGCTGCGCGTCGATGAAGCCGAAGTCTCCCTGGCGCAGACCCGCATCGACAAGATGAATCTGCGGGCGCCCTTCGCCGGCATCACCGGCCTGCGCCAGGTCAGCCCGGGCGACTATGTCAGCACCGGCCAGGACCTGGTGGAGCTGATCGATACCAGCAGCCTGAAACTGGACTTTCGCATTCCGGAGATTTACCTGCCCGCCGTTGCACCTGGCCAGGCGGTTCGCGTCGCCGTCGATGCCTTCCCCGGACACATTTTCAGTGGCGAGATCTACGCCCTTGCCCCCAGCAGCGATGCCAGGGCCCATAACCTGGAACTGCGCGCCCGCATCGACAACAGCGACGACATGCTGCGCCCCGGCCTCTTTGCCCGCATTGAACTGCACGGCAATGCCGACGATCAGGCCCTGCTGGTTCCCGAGCAGGCCGTCATGCTGCAGGAGGGTGCTTTCAGTCTGATGCGGGTCAACAGTGAAAGCATGGTTGAAATCGTGCCCGTCACCCTGGGCCAACGACGCCCTGGCAAGGTACAGATCCTCTCCGGCGCCTCCGCCGGCGATACCATTGTGACCGCCGGGCACCTCAAGCTCTTCCCCGGCATGCCAGTCACACCCGTGTTCGTCGATGGCTCCAGTGATGCCGCCCGCCCGCAGGAAGCCGCA from Marinobacterium aestuarii includes these protein-coding regions:
- a CDS encoding pyridoxal phosphate-dependent aminotransferase, whose amino-acid sequence is MDVQLSDRVNSIKPSPTLAVTNRAAELRAAGKNIIGLGAGEPDFDTPDHIKQAAIRALNEGFTKYTAVDGTPGLKKAIINKFKQDNGLEYAANQILVSCGGKQSFFNLSLALLNAGDEVVIPAPYWVSYPDMVLVADGTPVIVTTTQEQRFKMTAAQLDAAMTERTRLVVLNSPSNPTGVAYSLEELKALGEVLKKYPNVLIATDDMYEHILLGDQSFCNILNACPELYDRTIVLNGVSKAYSMTGWRIGYAAGPAKLIGAMKKVQSQSTSNPTSIAQVAAQAALEGDQGCVAEMVKAFRQRHDYVLEALNAIDGVECIAADGTFYAFPSFQGVIDADPRFENDLDLAEFLLNEAGVALVPGSAFGAPGNMRLSFATSLATLQDAISRISKALAR
- a CDS encoding efflux RND transporter periplasmic adaptor subunit → MKTRDLILPLLLALPGSAWASEEEQQQPRGLPAEVVLLKTQPLTPVIQAVGNLQANESVIIRPEQSGQIRKILFLEGQAIKAGELMFQLDTALYDAALTQSKARVSLSQQEYQRAQSLLQRKVGSQNDRDAALAQLRVDEAEVSLAQTRIDKMNLRAPFAGITGLRQVSPGDYVSTGQDLVELIDTSSLKLDFRIPEIYLPAVAPGQAVRVAVDAFPGHIFSGEIYALAPSSDARAHNLELRARIDNSDDMLRPGLFARIELHGNADDQALLVPEQAVMLQEGAFSLMRVNSESMVEIVPVTLGQRRPGKVQILSGASAGDTIVTAGHLKLFPGMPVTPVFVDGSSDAARPQEAAQ
- a CDS encoding TetR/AcrR family transcriptional regulator, with the protein product MNRGRKPEHCRDSILEMGMELFDRNGYHGTGLKEILDACQVSKGSFYNFFGSKEDFAIEIIRHFQARAFDCWNLQADQPPGCHAARLRHKIETEIQTSQAHCFRMGSLLANLSGEIGAASDAFRNAILGATHRILDALEQDMLQCQQEGSVRTDLDARALAELIWNCWQGALLRVQVEESTAPLSSMVQLLWERVLPPQPSPDKDAKPTP